GGCGGGGTAGCGGGGAGGACTCCTGAAGCTGGCTAGTCGGTGGGAAGGAGGGGTCACAAACACAGTAGGGAAGTCTTGTCACTGCGAAGGGGACGCGGCATCCATCTCTCCTCTGGAACTGAGGAGAGAGAAAGTCATAGAATCTGCCCCCTGCCGGCCCcatctctcccccctccctttcgGGGAGTGCCACCCAGACCCCATCCCCGGCTCACTGAGCTGAAATGAGCTCGAGGGCAGGTACGTGAGCCTCCCTGTGCTTATGGCCCTTGGCCGAGTTTGGGCAGTCGAACGAGGGTGACTGACTGAGTGCATGTGTTGGTCCAAGTgtgtccctgcctcagcctcgggCGCCTGGACATACCAGAGGGCCTGCAAAGTCATGTTCCTTggcagggaggggctgagggCTAGCAGAGAGAAGGACTCGGGGTCTTTTCTCCCACCCAGCATCCTCCCCTACACACTCTGCCGCTTTGGAGTATTGGTTACCTTCTAACACGTTCAGTTCTTCCGTCCAAGGTGggggcagaagagagagagggagaaagaggtgaGCTCTTGGCTTGTCAGCATCGTTGGCCTTCTCCCGTCCATTTGTTTCGGGGTCCTAAGTCCCCACCCTTGActctctccacctcctccactcccagcccAACCTTAGACTTCCCCAGCTTTTCCCAAGCATGCCTGGAAAACGAGAGCCTCAGCAATGCGCGCCAGCCAGCCTCACCTGGCTTTAGTCTCCGCTGGGGCCGCCGCCTGCGCCTCCCCGGGCGCCCCCAGCTCCGCCCGGTCCCCCCGGGCCCGGACCCTTCCGGCCGCACTCTCCGCTCTTTATCTTCTTCCTCGCCATGTGGCCCCGGAAACTCGCCTGGATTTTGGCTGCAGCGGCGTTGGCTCCCGGATCATCCAGGGGGATGTCGAGAATGTCGTCGTCAGGCTTGGAGCAGGCGCTCTCCTGAGAATCGGGCagggttgttttttggttttgttttgttttttggggggggagtgggGTGAGGGAGTGGGTGATAAAGTCCAGACTCCGACGGGATCGGGTGGGACAGTGCCCTGTAGGATTGGGAGGACCTCGAGGGCGGTGGGAGGAGTAGAGAGGGaagccttgggggtggggggggggtgggcgCACCTCCTAGGCAGCAGCCATCAAGAAAGTCCTGAGccaggcagacacaggcagaagtGCATGGGAGGATGGAAAAAAAAGTCAGCTAGCCCCATTGAAATTAGCCTTTAGTTTCAGGGAGCTGTCCAGTTGAGTTTGAGAGAAAGCTGAGTCTGAAAGAGCAGAGGAAAGGCAGCAGGTGCTCCTGAAAGAGGCCGCCCTTGGCTCCCAGAAGATGCCACCACCGGAGCAGGGCCCTTCTGTGTACAGGATTCCCCAGAGAGTGGATACAAATATCTCAACAGAgccgttccccccccccccagtagaACTGTCCCAGAGCTCAAGGCTGGAATTCCGGAGAAGATGGACTACCACTCCCGGAGTCAGCCAGAGGCCCAGACAGTGTTCCCTTTGGGCTTGCTATTTCCTACTGTCTTCCAGGTTGGACTCAAACACCCAAAAGAGGTAAAACAACAATaactggaaaagaaacagaaggcaggAGGTCTTTCCCTCAGTGTACTCAGGAGAAGGGGATTAGGCCAACGGCTGCCATTTAAGCCCTTACACTGTCCGAGGTACAAGAGCTGTGTTGCCCAAGTGTTTTAGTTCTTCCTCAGCAACAAGGCTGTGACACGCTTTCATTCTTACTCGAGTTTACCAGGATAAAACTGATGATTAAGAATGTCAaaaacagggggctggagagatggctcagaggttaagagcgctgactgctcttccagaggtcctgagtccaattcccagcaaccacatggtggctcacaaccatctgctaaaggaatctgatttcctcttctggtgtgcatgaaaacagagtgttcatacacataaaataaataagtataaaaaataaaaaagaatgtcaaaaacaaaacaaaacaaacaaacaaaaaaacctacctGGGCTCCCAGACAATTATTGGTAGCTGGTAGAGTTGAACCTTGTATATCAAGTTCTAGATTCAATTTAATGCCTAAGAAAGGAAATGCAGCCAGCCGGCCTGGTTAGCTGTACTCTTTGCTGTAACTGTGTGGTCTTGGGAAGTTATCTGAGTTTTTCCAGTCTTAGCTcttccatttgaaaaaaaattaggatgATAATATTTACCTCTACTGGTTCTGGAGAAGAGTAAATTGCATGGTATTGTAAAAGTTTCTGGCATAATCTAGTTGATCAGCAAACAGCAGGTAGGCTATAACTGCCTTGTAGAACAATAAGGTGACATAAAATGATCGATTCTGTAAGCCAAAAGCGGTCCTATGACAACAATCACAGTCTTACATAGTTCGCCATAATATGTCATGTGCCGTGCAATGGGTCGGTGAATAATACATTATGTATGTGGAGACAGTCTTCTATGATTGTATCAATTATTGATGCTGTAGACATCTTAGTTTTGTAAACATACCTTTGTAATATGTGAACCATTATGAAGTTGGCTAATGACGCATTTCTCAGAACATAGTCTCATCAAGGAATGTGTAAGATATAATCAAAGCCATCTTTTTTCCCCCCAgtatttcttcccttccctttctttcatttacTCTTACAGGTGCTGtttctcagagtgctgggatcaaatctAGGGCCTTGTGCATGATAGATAAATGGTCTGCCATTGAGCTACACCCCTAGACAGAAGGCTACGTGTACTCCAGGCAAGCCTTGGATGCATGATCTTATTGCCTACAGAGTGTTACAGACATATTTTCATATCCGGCTTCTGTTCCTGGCACCCTGCTCTAGGTCACAGTAAAAAGGATTAGGGCCACACGTGGTGGCAGATTTCTGTATTTTCAGTCTGATGGAGTTATGGAGCCAGAGGAAGGgagatcaggagtttgaggccaccctgggccaCATGATATCctctttcaaacacacacacacacacacacacacacacacacacacacaccactacaaacaaaacaagaataaagaaaggaTTCGGAAGTTGATGGTATCAATTTGAGAGGCTTAACACTGGAGCATCAGTAAGCGCTGGGGAAGGGATGTTGCTATGAAGTCAGAAGGACATTTTCTCTTGATCTGCCTCCTATGGGTTCTCGGATTTTGTCCTTATTTCTCCGCCAAGAATGCTCACTGCtttcactgcccccccccccccccatgtcagGCCAAGATCTCACATAGTGAGTTAGCTTGGCTTCTGCCTCATCTTGGCCATCAGCTCTCTATTGTCAGAAATGAGCAGAGTGTGAGTGAGGATTTAGAGTCATCTGTCTCTGATAGGTTTGCCCTAGGGGCATAGTTGaaaatttgagacaaggtctcatcatGTAGCTCTGGGTGACACTGAACTTGCTGTATAGTCCAGGCTAGTCATGAACTTCCCatagttctcctgcctctgtcagcGGTGtgttgggactacaggtgtggACTACCACGCCCAGCCTGTAAGCAAAACTTTCTACTCCAGAAGCCCAAGGCCGAGTTTACAAACGACTCCCCCTCAGCATGTTTCCCCAGCTGTCCTCATTTCCTGGGCCTCAGAGTTCCTCAATTTGTGCTCAAGATGCTCCTCAATCGATTTAAACACATTTTCAAAGAGTTGCCAAGAGGCTGGGATGAGCTTAGACGGATGGGCCTAAACCTCCGTGTTTTCGTCTTTCTTAGCTGTAGGGCTCTCTCCGACATCTTATTCTTTACATAAAATTCAAATCAACCCCTTTGGGTTTTCTGATTCTCCAAGTGCAAGTCTTTCTTGGTTTATTCTCAGGAAGTAGGCTTTTTGAAAGGAGGCAGctggcataaaaaaaaaacaaaaaacaaaaaaaaccaaaatctatCCAGATCCCCTTTCCTTGGTCTTGGCAGCTGATAAGAGGCTATGTGGAGGTTGGGGGGTTGAGTGCTgaaggagaattttttttccagtcaccCTCAGATGTGACCTCATCACCACTCACCACAGATGCTCCAGAATCAAAACCTGGAAAAACAGGCAAAGCCACCCCCAACAGGCTAGCATGTTCTCTGTCCCTCTGGCTGATTCCTTAGGGCAGGCTGCTCATGCTGCCCATAGGCTGAACTGGAGGCAAAAGGAATAAGAATCCGGGAGGAGCTCCTTGGTTTTGGTGCCTGGGCAGCTGCCCCCTAAAGCCTCGACTGATGACAGTCTGTGCAGAGGGGGCTCTGAATGAACTAGGGACATCTGGGGGTGGGAGAATGCACTTGCCAATAAAGCAGGAGCCATGGATGGGCACAGTACTTTGCCCCTGAGGCTCTCATTTTTTTCCAGTGCCAAGCAGAACTTAGCTCAGGTGAACAGTACCCTTCAGCTCCCCAGATTCAAATAGCTTTAGAACTGTCGGCTGCCTGTTATATGTCAGGCGCTGGGCTAAGCACTTTGGACATTTTATCCGATGCAATCCCCATTTTAGAGTCAAGCAACAACCTCAGAGACATTTTATAACTCCCCCAGGTTGTGCAGTAAAAAAATAGTGATACGATCTGCTTCAGAATTTGTACTTTTACCCCCTACCTCAGGGCAGGTACGGGGGGTAAAACATCTATGCTGTTAGCTGGTATGCAGTCAACTAGACTACAAAAAAGAAAGGAGTGGGGTATCGAAACagatctcttttcctcttcctgttaAGTGAAGGCAGGAAAGTAATGTATGTTTGTTATGTCAATCAGCCACTGGAACATCGAATAATAGCTCCTTAAAAACATTCCCTTAAAAAAGAACAGAgatctgttttcttttccctcaTTTCTGTGTAAGCTTGCTTACCAAGGGGGAAAGAAACAAGCAAGGCAAGACTAAATTCTTCCCGAACATCAGGTGGGTTGGCCATGGAGGAGAGCCTCAGAGTAAAAGAAAAGAGGCACACTCTTCTCTCTACAGCATAGGGCAGGAAGGTGCCTATGAGCAGCCCTGCCCTTCCCCAGGCCTCCACCCTTCTTGCCCctttcccctcttttcttctgCTCCAACACCACAGAATGAGACTGATGCTGAACATTGTCTGGCCCTTTGGCCCAGTGGACTTGGGCCATGGAAACAGAAGAGTTTGCATCAGGGTCCTGGGCATTCACTACCTCTGGTAGCCCTTCTTAGGGGGACACTGATTTCACTCATGTCAACCACACCCTCAGCTATTATCTATCCGAATTAGTTGTCTGTTATGTAGCTATCTACCTGCCATGAACCAGTGGCTTCCTGGGGATTCATAAGCACTAACCAGGACAGACAGGCTTCCTAGAGAATTCACTCACTCATGTCTTCCCACTACGTCTCCTGATTCCTTTCCACATCCTTCTTGCCTTCTCATCCttttccttcttgctcagctGTACCCCATCCCCCGCCATTGACTCATATCTCATAATCtgccatctatttatttattttacttaatgaaATGCTGCTGGGGATGAGGACCTCTTCCTCAATCGAGACTGAAGACGACCTGCATTTCTCTTTTCACAGCCCAAAAGTGCTTCTTGGGTTGGGTGTTTATCTCAGAAGCAGAGTACATATTTAGCAAGCacaaggtccagagttcaatacccagcaccaaaaataagtaagtaaataagcaaacaaactgCTCCCTGGAGAATAACAAACAGCTTTTCTGGAGGAAGCCCttgtcagttttcttcaaggggcaGGACCATATGTGATTGGCATGCTTCTTTTTCATACTTTTTCTGGTCTATACATTTACTGCTGTTAGCATTTATAGTAATGAAAATCAGTATGCTTCAAAGAGAGATAGGAGGGCAGCCTTTTGGGAAGATAGGGCTCCATACTTGTCAACAGTGCCTTCTTgggaagaacaaacaaacacacaaatcacATCTCTAAACCTCCGTCTGTACAGCTGTAGAAGGCCCACCTACCTGAGCTGAACAGGCACACTGGCAGCTATTACTGATTCTAACACGAGTTAAAAATTCAACCATAGCTTGCCCCTGAGTTTCCACTGCTTCTTGGCACCTAGACAGCAGGAAGTCTCACCTCGTAAAGAAATGGGCTACCCTTCCCTTCCAAACAAacgtatttattttgtatttattttgcatACTGTGGGCGAGAGGTGGGGTCCCTGCTGTCATTAAGTACCCTCTGGTGTCTTTAGCCAGGCTGACAGAAAGAGCATACCAGGAGTTTGGAGTCGTCTTTTTCCGCAGATAGGGGCTAAGAATAAGCAAACAAGGTTTATACAGGTCTGGCCACTCCTTTAGCCAGCCAGGACCCGGGACCTGTACTGGCCACCTTCACACAAGTGCCCGTAACACGATCTGCTTCGGCGTCCCTTGCGGCATCCAGTTTCCGTGAGAGCGCTGTCACAGACACTTCCTCCCCTCGCCAGCAGGGCCCTCTCACGGTCACTCATCCAGGACCCTCTAAAGAAGAAGGCGTTGGGGGCCGGGCCAGCTCCTCCCCAGAACCACACTGACTAGGCTCTTTGCTGCCCCTCACCACCAAGACCTTCTCCGTCTTCTATGCCCACCGTCGCCATAGAAGGGGCTTAGAGGATCGTCTGAGGGTCGTGAAGATCTTGCCACGATCGACATGGGCAGCAATGAGATAGGAAACCGTGTGGGGGCCAAGAAACACCGAGGAACTTGCCCACCAGCAACAGTTTCCTGTGTCTCCATGGGGGCAAGTTCCACCTCTTGTCTATCCTGCAGCTTCCCTGCGGGAAAGCTCCGCTCAGCTCCCGATCCAACCTAGACTGCCTGGCCCATGGGTGCTCTGACGCCCCCGCGAGCTGGGGAGATTTTCTCTAGGGCTTGGCTCAGATTAGGCAGGCTCCTTCCACCACCTAAGACAGTATCTCAGCACCCTTTCTCCTCACATGACTCCTAGGTCTTCTCCATCCACTTCCATCCCTCACTCATCCTCCAGGGGTTCTCGGGCACCCCTGGACCCAGACCAAGCTGAGTTCAGGTATGGACTTACCGTGCAACAGTCCATGTTGGGGTTGGGGGTCCTTGGCTGGGGTGGAGTCTGGCGCAGAGTGGGGGTGGGTCTGTACGATGCTGGGTGGTAGGTAGCTCAGGGTCTGTCGGGCAGCCCCGGGCCAGAGGGAACCAGTGCAGAACCAGCTTCTCTCTTCCTGGGTCCGGTCTCCCGCGCTCCGCAACTCTTGCAAATGTAACCTGAGCCCTGCGGTCTCGAAGCCAATCAGGAGACACTTTCAGGAGGGTGGGCGGGGAGAGCTGGAGCAAGGACCACTCCCTCTCTCCGCTCTCTTCGCCTTGCTCTCATTGGTGCCCCAACCCCTCCGCCTACACACTTCCATCCATTCCTCCTACACACCCCATTTCCCAAATTCAATCCCCGGGCAGCTGTACGTCGGGGTAGGCACAAGGCCCCCAAATCCAGGGCACAAACACACATCTGGGCGCATCACGCCCTGCGGTCCATAGATAGAAACCCACGTACCCCACCCACCTCCCTATACTTTCAGAATCCAGAATCCCAAACATtgctccctctctatctctcctctcTGCAAAGAAAAGCTCCCTAAACTGCAAAGAGGAGCCCTCATTACTTTAACTACAGAGAAAGCTGTTGGTAAACAGCCTGCAGGAAGGGCACATAGCGACACAGACGCTTCGAGCCTCATGCATCCATATATACTCCCAGACTAAGTGAAGTGTTCCTGTCTTCCCACATACAGACACTGCAGACACAATAGGCAAAAACAACGACTCAGGCCTTGTACACACACCCTGTGAGGCACAGGTAAATTGTAGACCTCGCGTTCACTAGCACATAAACAAAACCGCCTGCGTTTCGGCTGCTGCCAATGTTGGCATTAAGTATttatcttcttaaaaaaaatttttttttaaatctaaaacgTTGTATTAGCACATATTGAGTCTACATGATAGTTGGTTTCACTGTGACTTTCTAATACATGTACTTTAAATCATGTTCATCTGATTACCTGCTCTCACCCCCTCTCCCTGCTGATAATCCTCATCCTTCCTTCAAGTATCCCTTTTATTACCATGTCTGTCCTGGGGAGAAGAAACCCATTGAATTTTATTGGTGTTGTTTACAGAAGCCTGGGTaagcgtttgtttgtttgtttgttttacaggaGTGAAGGCATTATGCTCATGACTACACTACTGAAAAGTGTTTCTCCCTACCTCACCAATCATTAACTGCATATAAATCTTCAGGGAGGGGTGGGGTCTCATAAGCCTCTCCCCTTTCCATGACAGGGGGTTGATAGGCCCAAGCCTATTCAGGTCTCCTCCGGCTGCTGTGAACTCAAGAGCACAGCAGTCAAGTCATGCCTGGAAGTCAGAATTCCATTCCTCACCTCCCTTCTTCTGGTTCCTACATtctttccacctcttcttccatcatgtttcctgagctgtggaagGCTTGGTGTATATATGTCCTTTCTATGGCTGGACATTCAATAGCCATTTATCCTCAGTAGTTTGGCAAGTTCTAAGTGGCTGCTGTCATCAATGACCACATCAGCTTCGTATCTATCCATGGTCTGTGATCTGtctacccatccatctatcctTATACCCATCTGCACCAAATAAAAAATCACTTATGCCCAGCAGCCACTTTGAATGCATTTGTATGCTGGTACAGATTCAGCACACCCGTCCATTCTACTCCTCATACTAGACTTCTTATCCTTTTGATCACAACCTCAAAAATAAGACACAGGGgactggagagctagctcagtggtgagagcactagctgctcttttagaggacccaggttcaatttccagcacccacatgacagttcacaactgtctgtaactccgttCTAGAGGATCCAACactgacacagacatacatacaggtaaaataccaatatgaaatacaaataaattaaaaattcaaaaaagacAAAAGTTAGCTGCCCTCATGCTTGGAAGAAAAAGGATGCTGTCAACTCAAGCAATGTGGTGGTTATCACTAGTATTGGCCCCTTGGGCCCATGCTGGGGAAGGAGTGGGTTAAGAAGaagctgggaagcagaggtatGGAAGGAACATCCAGGGCAGGCAGCTTGCTCTTTGTGTGGCCTCTTAACCTTCCAGCCTGTCAGGGTGGTACTGCAGACTGTGTCACACATTATCCAGGTGCTTGGGACACCTCTGAGAAAACGCAATTCCTGCTCAGCTAAGGTCTCCAAGGAGGAACAAGGGAAGCAGAGACACTGCTTAGAGTAGACAGGAAGACATGCTCCACAGCTCTGAGCAAGACGGGGGACCTCAAACAGCA
This is a stretch of genomic DNA from Meriones unguiculatus strain TT.TT164.6M chromosome 1, Bangor_MerUng_6.1, whole genome shotgun sequence. It encodes these proteins:
- the Nrgn gene encoding neurogranin produces the protein MDCCTESACSKPDDDILDIPLDDPGANAAAAKIQASFRGHMARKKIKSGECGRKGPGPGGPGGAGGARGGAGGGPSGD